The genomic interval TGTGTGAATGTTAGCCCTCACAACCACAGTGGTTGCATTTCACAACATTTCTGAGAAACGCTTTTCCTCACAGAAGAGTTCTGCTGAGGTCAGCGCTGTAAGTGTCAAACCCCCCTTTTCGAATCGATGCCAGGCTGCAGTTTGTACAGTAGGAGGTACAGCTGACACAAAATACACGTTCATTATTGGTCTGACGATTATGGATCAGAGCTTTGCTTTCTGGATTGATTCAATCATTGGAATGTGAAAAAGGAGGTAAAAATAACCAGCACAACCATCCAGAGCCCAAATGTCTTTGGTTCAaccaaatgtatttcatttattatcATGTAAGAAAAGAACAGTGTCACATCCTCGAACTTTTGCTTGAAAAATTATGAGATATTCATAGTTTATCCAAATATTTACCCATTCGCTTTCTTTTAATCCACTAAACTATATATCTAGATCTGTAACCCTAGCCCTGACTGATGCATTGTACAGTGTAACATTCAAATTCAAGTTAGGTTTGGTCATGTTTGATTGACGAGTTCTTACATGTTTACCTCAACAGGGCCTTTGGTTAGTCTGGTTAGTCTTGTTAGTCTTGTGTATCAACAGAAATAACAATTTCCATGACACTTTTTGGACCAAACCAcagatttctgtctctttctccttcgATAAACTGGGGTTTTCATTCAGTTATTATTCCCATTTATTCTACAGCCAATCAATTAGCTATACCTgaaagttaaaataataatgatgtgaCTGTAAGGTGGATCCTTGTTGGTGGACTCTTCAGAAGCTGTGCAAGTTTACGTACCTCACATCCGagaggcttcttcagttctGAGGCTCAGAGCTGAACTAGCCTCCTGGATGAAGATACCCTGACCTGGACGACTGAGACGCTCCAGAGACATGTTGGTGGAGGTTTGTCTTAATCAGcagctttttttaatgtttctttcaGGGCGAGGTACATAAGCACAGAGTTGGGGATACGTGAGCGTCTGTTTGTCGGGGTCCTGACATCCAAAAACACCATCAACACCATGGGTGTAGCCGTCAATCGCACCATCAGCCATCACCTGGACTCTGTCATCTTCTTCACCGGCATGCGCAACCGCAAAGTTCCCCACGGCATGTTTGTGGTTTCCCATGGAGACGAGAGACTGATCTGGAACATGTTCCAGACCATCAGATATATTTTAGACCATTACATCAATGAGTACGACTGGTTTTACTTCGTCCAAGACGACACCTACACGGAGGCTGACAGGATCAAGACCCTGGTTGATCACCTGAGTATGGAGAGGGAGCTTTACATGGGGAGTCCTGAGGAGTTCATCGGCGGGGAGATGGAAGGGAAGTATTGCTACGGGGGGTTCGGGTACCTCCTGTCGCGTTCCTTGCTCCTGCGACTCCAGCCCTTCTTGGAAAACTGTAGGAACGATATCCTGAGCGCCAGGCCTGACGAGTGGCTCGGGAGATGCATCATCGATTACACCAACACAAACTGTGTCAGTGAATATGAGGTAGGTCGAATGTAATCCTCACCACAAGTAAAAGATTGTGTCCTTTCATTACCTCAGCccaggaggtcatgttttcacccctggctgtttgtgtgtttgtaagaaaGATTACACAAACTACAGGATTACCATCAAACCTGGTGGGATTATGTGGTGTGGGTAttattttggtgcggatccgaCATCAGAGGGTAGGGACATTTTTTATCCCGTTCTTTAATATTGCAAGATAAGACATTTTCCAACATTTTTCTTaatttcatggatcttggtgaAAGAAATCAGGCAATGTTTTGgcgactgtgtttgtgtattttgccATTTTAGTTGAtgcaaatattttttgtttttacaaaacTGTTTCTTTGCTTCGTAACAAAGTTAGAATTATGAGCAGCTACAAAGAAAAACTGCTCTAACACTGTCATTCAGAACAGCTGTGTGACACATTACTGCCCAGGTTGTCCTTCTTGAACAGAAACTAACCGGTCAAGGCAGAAATCATGCATGGCCTCTGGGACTGCACTTAAAACTGACAGACAGGCTATATAAAACTATAATTACCATGTTAGCGCAGAGGTGGTATTTATATAACAGAGTGGGTTGCTAATACCCTTTACCCTTTCATTTTTCCACCTTTTCCATTGATCCCAGCAGCGGGTAAACAGGCAAAGCCGAGCACAGCTGAGATCAGTCTTGCTTGGGTTCAATGGTGTGAAAATCCCCTGTGGGTCAACATGCTGTGCTCCTGTAATGTCATTAGCATTTAAGGTCAAACAAGCTCAGTAGCACCTTGATCTGCCCCAGTGCCCTTCTGAGGTGGTTGTCTGCTGCATTCAGCAGTTTTCACTCCTCCATGCTACAGTTTGTCGTCTCTTACGACACCTTTAAAAAAATGCACTGTGCAGAAAACTaccacaaaatgtaactatacTCATGACACATTATAAACACAGGtctagatatatatattttatggtGTTATGATGCCTTTTGCCTCCATTTTCTCCTCCTTGGCTGTGACCCAGAGCAGGAAACCATCTTGTTTCGCAATTGAGAGTGACTTGCATGGTGACGCTAACGTCCCTGAGCCAGAAGAGCCCCGCAGATAAGCAAGGGGAAAGTTAAAAGGCCTGGTGAGGGTGAGAGAGCTTGAACACAGAGCCAGTGATCGACGTTTCTGTTCAGAGAGAACGTTGCTGACAATCAGGCCCTGACAATGCTTCACCAAGTGCACCATGACAGGCTGTGAGCTGTGGGCAAACATTTGCCAGAGTGGCCTCATTGCTCAGTTAAGCAGCGTCTCCGCTCCTTGTTCTTTTAATAGCTTGATCAGATTGGATTCACTTTTTTAATCGCTCAAGCTCCTTAGGTGGTTactgtgttttcagtttaaatTACCGGCTCTTTAAGTGGGATTCTGCTGCCAGTGTCAGCCAGTCAGGTTTCACCTCTAAATCCTTAACTGTTGCTTTTCTGACCTGAGGCAACAATGATCAGTTTACAAATATACCCTGTGGTggaattaattaaaatatagcCCATATTCCCAGAACAACTGTAGTTCCTGAAAATTACTCAATAAAACTTATTGTAGAACAATAGTGTTCTGTTCTCAAAAAAGTGAATCTCAGTCCACTCGTCACTTTGTAATTATGGTTTGAAACCCGGCTGTTTGCAGTGGAGCTGAGCCAGATGCTTCCCGGATCACATGTAAAGTCTATTGGAATGGAAGTCGCACAGGCAGTACAACAACTAAGCTTGAAATAACCCAGGGCATCTTTTTGTTATGGCAGATTTGTGACAGCTCATGAAAGgatctctctgtttcttctcaGGAGCGGCAGTACCACCACTACGAGCTGGGAAAAAACTCTGATCCCAGTAAAGAGCAGAACGAACATTTCAAGAACGCTCTGACCGTCCATCCAGTTTCTGACCCTGAACAGATGTACCGGCTGCACAGATACTTCACTGAGATTGAGCTGCAGAAGACTTACGATGAGATCGCTAAGCTGCAGGTAAGCTGATATCCAAGAGTCACAAATCACCTTTAGTTTCAGTCAAAGATACACACCTGGCCTCTCTTTCCTCATTGGCCTCCACTTTTGTAGCTCCAGGTTTTAGCGTTATGTTATTTTTTGAATAACAGGTTGTTAACTGTAAATGTCTTAACTCTTTTTGTTTCACCACAGGCAGAAATAAAGAACGTGAGTGTTGTTGCTTTTGATGGCAACCGAAGCTCCCAGTGGCCCGTGGGGATCAATCCACCTTTTGAGCCCAAATCCCGGTTTGAAGTGTTGAAGTGGGAATACTTTACAGAGGAGGAGATATATCTGTGCATTGATGGCTCTCCCAAGTGTGAGCTGCGTGGCATCGACCGCATGGATGTGGCTGATGTCATCGACACGGCCGTCGGAGAGCTGAACAAGAAGTACAAGCCTGTTTTACacctgaagaagcagcagctaaTTAACGGCTACAGGCGCTTCGACCCCGTCCGGGGCATGGAGTACACCTTGGACCTTCAGCTGGAGGTTGTAAACCAGAAAGGTCACAGCCGTTCCATCACTAAGAGGGTTCACCTGGTGCGACCTTTGAGCCAAATAGAGATAATTCCCATGCCCTATGTGACTGAAGCCACAAGAGTTCACATCATAATACCTCTTACTCTGAAGGACCAGGGCTTTGTCCAGCATTTCCTTGAAGTCTTTGCCTCAAACGCCTTTGAGACAAGTGAAAATGCTATCCTaacattcttatttatttatgaccCGGTGGAGGCGCAACAGGTGAATCAGAATGATATATTCGCCGGTGTAAAGACTCAGATTAATACTTATGAGCGCAAATATCCCACAGTGAAAATACCTTGGATAAGTGTCAAGACGGAGACGCCTTCCCAGATCAAGTTCATGGACATCATCTCCAAGAAGCACCCCGTCGACACGCTGTTCTTCTTGGCTGGCGTCAACACAAATATCAACACTGAATTCCTGAACCGCTGTCGCATGAATTCCATAAACAACTGGCAGGTGTTCTTCCCCGTCCATTTCCAGGACTACAATCCTGACGTGGCCTATCACAACCAACCGCATCCGGCCACGGTCGATCTGATCAAGGACGCGGGCCAATTCGACCGCCTGTCATTTGAAGAATCCTGTTTTTACAACACCGACTACATGTCGACGCGCACGCGGATGGTGTCGGACGTCCAGGAGAACGAGGAGATTCTCGAGACCACGGACATCTATGACATGTTCGTGAAGTACTCGGGTCTGCACGTCTTCAGGGCGGTGGAGCCAGCATTGCACCAGCAGTACCGCTACCAAACTTGCAACCCGAGACTCAGCGAGGACATCTACCACAGGTGTGTTCAGAGCAACCTGGAAGGCCTCGGCTCTCGCTCGCAGCTCGCCATGCTGCTGTTTGAGCAAGAGCAAGGAAACAGCACTTGAAATTTCCACTGACCTGTCGGCTCCTGCACTTCtttaaacagacattaaaagaGGTGACTTTGTTTTTCGACAGCGTTTTGATGCAAGCTAGAACATACGAGGTTCCACCCGTAAGTTTGCTTTGCCCGAAACACCCCCCATGTTTGGAGATGTGGTCATGAACTGTATGTGGCCTCATCGGACATTCCCTATCTTGTGCATCGAGGGTTATTTGGTCTGTTAGAGTTTTTAGGTAGTTAGTACCGATGCGGTACATTCATAAACccttttaaaatgattttttttaaatatacaaatgttTACAATACTTGTCCATACAGATGAGTACCTAGAACCAAAATGCTTTTGCTACTCTGACGATTTAAAAATGTGCGTCGAGCTATTTTtataccactagagggcagaaaATCAAAGCAGCAGAGCCTAGAGGTACGGTTAGCTTTTCCCGTTGTGACGGTGTCCTCCAAACCTCCAGTGGACGCCGCCATTTGTGATTTGAGTCACTTTACTTTCCACGAGtccagtgaaattccaatattcAGAGGGACTTTCGTTTAATCCACCAACTCCTGGAATAAAGACTCAGAAGAGGCTTGGCTGAATTAGTGTGCACGGTACAGCTGCTCGTGGTTTTGTTTGCAGTCGGAGGATTAAACCAAGTGAACTAATACAAGGAGTTCAAAATAGCAGAAAGCTTTAGCGGGTTATTGCTTCTCAGTGGCATCAGAAGAACGAGCAGCAACGTTTTCCTATTTCACAGAATGTTAATCTGATTTTAATGTCAGATATTTTTGAATGGGGTTAGAGTAAAGTTAATATTTAGGCCTTTTTCATGGCAGACATTTTTTTGTTAAAGTACACTGGGAAAAGAAAATAGTTAACAACTTAAAATACATTTAGATTGGTAGCaagcaaattaaattaaagttgtGAATCATGTAGaaataactttaatttgaacaaCTTAATTAACATGTGTGTTGCCTttcaaattactttttaattaagTAAAACACTTCTCTTCTCCAAGAATAGAAGAAGTACAGGTACAACTGATATCTATGCTGCTCTTCTATTCCTCTGTGCCAGTAGGACTAAGTCTGTGTGACGGTGAGTCAGCACGCACGACACCAGGTCCCCTggaactgaagcagctaaatggaattcagccatCGTTCCACTTATTATTTACACCAGTGCTTTTTTTGCACCGTGACATTTCAAAATGTCCACCGTGAAAAAGGCCCATTGCGCCATAGTTTGTTTGCCCTTTCATGGAAGGGCACTGGAACGTTGAGCTTTTGATATTTACTGATTTGAGTATTCTTAAAAGCACATGTTTGTGGATGTGCCTTGACACTGATGTTTTCATATGCTGGCTGTTTTGAAATGATCTTATTAATCATTCGGATGTTGCACATCGGATGTTTTTCATCAGAATTTTGCTTTTTTTACATCATTAATAATAGTTTTAAACATTGGTTGGAGATCCTTACTTTCACTGAGGATAGAGACTGTTACATAGCTTTGAATTGAATGGGTAGTTGGTAAAAACTTTATATATTACAGGTGACTTGGAAATATCAGGGTCCCAGGCGTCCACAGGTTGTATATGTGCCTCAAGCAGGAAAAGCTTCCTGAAAAGTATCGAATGTCCTTAGATGATGTCACAATCCGC from Pleuronectes platessa chromosome 14, fPlePla1.1, whole genome shotgun sequence carries:
- the chpfa gene encoding chondroitin sulfate synthase 2, which codes for MRFSALMSVLRSVGPVIVGISLGFTLSLLSVNWTDEACRAAGAEDVTAAPDGQLRGARKPSSISSLGEGESEEQFEPRIVPYKQVQQGAPKKVFRARYISTELGIRERLFVGVLTSKNTINTMGVAVNRTISHHLDSVIFFTGMRNRKVPHGMFVVSHGDERLIWNMFQTIRYILDHYINEYDWFYFVQDDTYTEADRIKTLVDHLSMERELYMGSPEEFIGGEMEGKYCYGGFGYLLSRSLLLRLQPFLENCRNDILSARPDEWLGRCIIDYTNTNCVSEYEERQYHHYELGKNSDPSKEQNEHFKNALTVHPVSDPEQMYRLHRYFTEIELQKTYDEIAKLQAEIKNVSVVAFDGNRSSQWPVGINPPFEPKSRFEVLKWEYFTEEEIYLCIDGSPKCELRGIDRMDVADVIDTAVGELNKKYKPVLHLKKQQLINGYRRFDPVRGMEYTLDLQLEVVNQKGHSRSITKRVHLVRPLSQIEIIPMPYVTEATRVHIIIPLTLKDQGFVQHFLEVFASNAFETSENAILTFLFIYDPVEAQQVNQNDIFAGVKTQINTYERKYPTVKIPWISVKTETPSQIKFMDIISKKHPVDTLFFLAGVNTNINTEFLNRCRMNSINNWQVFFPVHFQDYNPDVAYHNQPHPATVDLIKDAGQFDRLSFEESCFYNTDYMSTRTRMVSDVQENEEILETTDIYDMFVKYSGLHVFRAVEPALHQQYRYQTCNPRLSEDIYHRCVQSNLEGLGSRSQLAMLLFEQEQGNST